A DNA window from Pungitius pungitius unplaced genomic scaffold, fPunPun2.1 scaffold_31, whole genome shotgun sequence contains the following coding sequences:
- the LOC134122785 gene encoding uncharacterized protein LOC134122785 isoform X1 has translation MVNQMLSSQRPKQGLCQHCGQKLAVVTCRDCLPRPLYCTACDIAIHESMVLHNRTSMIEGFFRPLSPSTYIKEDEGGKFSYHEKECYLPIRLPHCDCSYGQTSVSPGKQVILIGMNGRYNLSLPCVSCPCGKSWSLDIGDLVDSGYWPATANFDTLYTVDLFSTFEDLKITAPGMSRQAFVSMLEHRTKVFGRSGQICGDTMQKAFLEWIYAKFEVERMSLVQHFQCPACTPSMLAVAVDGNRKLYRFKSQPGPNGFFDGVFLAKDAEVSSFVDYIHGTTKHNPAKARCGAGQWVAARESASKSASKLDEEGVEVAVCRHGVLLKGLNMFRGEIFAYPLYLQKQLNSQTVKYFCSDVVCKYWPYLERVVRFCPELQDLLNMRPFLSIMHAKAHSWTCELKWGGRNQEGAGTTLGEEVEQVNSFLSRAALCSKFMAKAVRTDMLTIQASGWNKRKAEHLDRTLAKRYIKTVQRIPDASTDLKQLTTELAIQEDTVQQWVCDVQQWTTGATVPNDSRQNTIEGLYLSIKQRKFHLYRQTVGSKQRHKLRKKIAAEKIALDEAIADYNTVVGDADKLPPPDELLVKENFSWPWQCHSDMIEKKKVYDKVMLLDRLKEEAVIVVQEIKQHWEYMRSMARKIEDLSSQLSEGITGQSSTEALTESGREGLLCILKRRLCEVQAQQTSARATYLHILGQHMVSLDDSSSEEENLDSSSSTDED, from the exons ATGGTTAACCAGATGTTATCATCACAGAGGCCTAAACAGGGACTATGCCAACACTGTGGACAAAAGCTTGCAGTAGTGACATGCAGAGATTGTTTGCCAAGACCACTTTACTGCACTGCGTGTGATATTGCAATACATGAGTCTATGGTACTCCATAACAGAACTTCTATGATAGAGGGTTTTTTTAGGCCATTGTCACCTTCCACATACATCAAGGAAGACGAGGGAGGAAAATTCTCCTACCATGAAAAAG AGTGTTACTTACCAATCAGGCTTCCTCACTGCGATTGTTCCTATGGACAAACAAGTGTTTCTCCAGGAAAGCAAGTAATTTTGATTGGAATGAACG GTCGTTACAATCTGTCCCTTCCATGTGTCAGCTGCCCCTGCGGAAAGTCCTGGTCACTGGACATAGGTGATCTCGTTGACAGTGGTTATTGGCCAGCCACAGCCAACTTTGACACTTTGTACACTGTGGATTTGTTCAGTACATTTGAGGATCTCAAGATCACTGCCCCAGGAATGTCACGGCAAGCTTTTGTTAGCATGCTAGAACACCGCACAAAAGTCTTTGGTCGG AGCGGCCAGATATGTGGGGATACTATGCAGAAGGCATTTCTGGAATGGATCTATGCCAAATTTGAAGTGGAAAGGATGTCTCTGGTGCAGCATTTTCAGTGCCCTGCATGCACACCCTCCATGCTGGCTGTTGCAGTGGATGGGAACCGAAAACTTTACCGCTTTAAGAGCCAACCGGG accgAATGGATTTTTTGATGGAGTGTTTCTGGCCAAGGATGCTGAAGTGTCCTCCTTTGTTGACTACATCCATGGGACAAccaaacat AATCCTGCGAAAGCAAGATGTGGTGCAGGTCAATGGGTGGCAGCACGAGAGTCTGCGAGTAAGTCAGCAAGCAAATTGGATGAGGAAGGCGTGGAAGTTGCTGTCTGCCGTCACGGGGTCTTGCTCAAAGGACTGAATATGTTCCGTGGGGAAATATTTGCATACCCATTATATCTCCAGAAACAGTTGAATTCACAGACTGTGAAGTATTTTTGCTCAGATGTAGTGTGCAAATACTGGCCATATCTGGAGAGGGTGGTCCGTTTCTGCCCAGAGCTACAAGACCTGTTGAACATGCGCCCATTTCTTTCGATTATGCATGCTAAAGCGCATTCATGGACGTGTGAG ttGAAGTGGGGAGGACGTAACCAGGAAGGAGCTGGTACAACCTTAGGAGAAGAAGTTGAACAAGTAAACAGTTTCCTTTCTCGAGCAGCCTTATGTTCTAAGTTCATGGCAAAAGCAG ttCGCACAGACATGCTTACCATCCAGGCAAGTGGCTGGAACAAGCGGAAGGCAGAACACCTTGACCGGACATTAGCAAAAAGATACATCAAG ACTGTACAGAGGATTCCAGATGCATCAACAGATCTTAAACAACTTACCACCGAGTTGGCTATTCAGGAAGACACAGTACAGCAATGGGTGTGTGATGTTCAGCAGTGGACAACAG GAGCAACTGTTCCAAATGACAGCCGACAGAATACTATTGAAGGACTCTATCTGAGCATCAAGCAGCGAAAGTTTCATCTCTATCGTCAGACAG TTGGCAGTAAGCAGAGACATAAATTGAGGAAAAAGATTGCGGCAGAAAAGATAGCTTTGGACGAGGCCATTGCTGACTACAACACTGTTGTGGGGGATGCTGACAAACTCCCTCCTCCTGACGAGCTCTTGGTCAAAGAAAACTTCTCCTGGCCATGGCAAT GTCACAGTGATAtgatcgagaaaaaaaaagtctatgaCAAAGTAATGCTGCTGGATAGACTTAAGGAAGAAGCCGTAATTGTGGTTCAGGAAATTAAGCAGCACTGGGAGTACATGCGGAGCATGGCTAGAAAGATTGAAGATCTTTCCTCCCAGCTCTCTGAAGGAATCACAGGTCAAA GCAGCACTGAAGCATTGACAGAGAGTGGACGTGAGGGACTACTCTGCATATTAAAAAGAAGACTGTGTGAAGTTCAAGCACAGCAGACTTCAGCACGCGCAACATATCTGCATATCCTGGGACAACACATGGTGTCTTTGGATGACTCTTCCTCTGAGGAAGAAAACTTGGATAGTAGCTCGTCAACAGATGAAGACTAA
- the LOC134122785 gene encoding uncharacterized protein LOC134122785 isoform X2, giving the protein MQKAFLEWIYAKFEVERMSLVQHFQCPACTPSMLAVAVDGNRKLYRFKSQPGPNGFFDGVFLAKDAEVSSFVDYIHGTTKHNPAKARCGAGQWVAARESASKSASKLDEEGVEVAVCRHGVLLKGLNMFRGEIFAYPLYLQKQLNSQTVKYFCSDVVCKYWPYLERVVRFCPELQDLLNMRPFLSIMHAKAHSWTCELKWGGRNQEGAGTTLGEEVEQVNSFLSRAALCSKFMAKAVRTDMLTIQASGWNKRKAEHLDRTLAKRYIKTVQRIPDASTDLKQLTTELAIQEDTVQQWVCDVQQWTTGATVPNDSRQNTIEGLYLSIKQRKFHLYRQTVGSKQRHKLRKKIAAEKIALDEAIADYNTVVGDADKLPPPDELLVKENFSWPWQCHSDMIEKKKVYDKVMLLDRLKEEAVIVVQEIKQHWEYMRSMARKIEDLSSQLSEGITGQSSTEALTESGREGLLCILKRRLCEVQAQQTSARATYLHILGQHMVSLDDSSSEEENLDSSSSTDED; this is encoded by the exons ATGCAGAAGGCATTTCTGGAATGGATCTATGCCAAATTTGAAGTGGAAAGGATGTCTCTGGTGCAGCATTTTCAGTGCCCTGCATGCACACCCTCCATGCTGGCTGTTGCAGTGGATGGGAACCGAAAACTTTACCGCTTTAAGAGCCAACCGGG accgAATGGATTTTTTGATGGAGTGTTTCTGGCCAAGGATGCTGAAGTGTCCTCCTTTGTTGACTACATCCATGGGACAAccaaacat AATCCTGCGAAAGCAAGATGTGGTGCAGGTCAATGGGTGGCAGCACGAGAGTCTGCGAGTAAGTCAGCAAGCAAATTGGATGAGGAAGGCGTGGAAGTTGCTGTCTGCCGTCACGGGGTCTTGCTCAAAGGACTGAATATGTTCCGTGGGGAAATATTTGCATACCCATTATATCTCCAGAAACAGTTGAATTCACAGACTGTGAAGTATTTTTGCTCAGATGTAGTGTGCAAATACTGGCCATATCTGGAGAGGGTGGTCCGTTTCTGCCCAGAGCTACAAGACCTGTTGAACATGCGCCCATTTCTTTCGATTATGCATGCTAAAGCGCATTCATGGACGTGTGAG ttGAAGTGGGGAGGACGTAACCAGGAAGGAGCTGGTACAACCTTAGGAGAAGAAGTTGAACAAGTAAACAGTTTCCTTTCTCGAGCAGCCTTATGTTCTAAGTTCATGGCAAAAGCAG ttCGCACAGACATGCTTACCATCCAGGCAAGTGGCTGGAACAAGCGGAAGGCAGAACACCTTGACCGGACATTAGCAAAAAGATACATCAAG ACTGTACAGAGGATTCCAGATGCATCAACAGATCTTAAACAACTTACCACCGAGTTGGCTATTCAGGAAGACACAGTACAGCAATGGGTGTGTGATGTTCAGCAGTGGACAACAG GAGCAACTGTTCCAAATGACAGCCGACAGAATACTATTGAAGGACTCTATCTGAGCATCAAGCAGCGAAAGTTTCATCTCTATCGTCAGACAG TTGGCAGTAAGCAGAGACATAAATTGAGGAAAAAGATTGCGGCAGAAAAGATAGCTTTGGACGAGGCCATTGCTGACTACAACACTGTTGTGGGGGATGCTGACAAACTCCCTCCTCCTGACGAGCTCTTGGTCAAAGAAAACTTCTCCTGGCCATGGCAAT GTCACAGTGATAtgatcgagaaaaaaaaagtctatgaCAAAGTAATGCTGCTGGATAGACTTAAGGAAGAAGCCGTAATTGTGGTTCAGGAAATTAAGCAGCACTGGGAGTACATGCGGAGCATGGCTAGAAAGATTGAAGATCTTTCCTCCCAGCTCTCTGAAGGAATCACAGGTCAAA GCAGCACTGAAGCATTGACAGAGAGTGGACGTGAGGGACTACTCTGCATATTAAAAAGAAGACTGTGTGAAGTTCAAGCACAGCAGACTTCAGCACGCGCAACATATCTGCATATCCTGGGACAACACATGGTGTCTTTGGATGACTCTTCCTCTGAGGAAGAAAACTTGGATAGTAGCTCGTCAACAGATGAAGACTAA